The Candidatus Roseilinea sp. genome segment TGAGATGGCGCTGGTGGCGGAGGTGCGCGATGCGGCGCTGAAACCGCACATCATCGGCGTGGGGCGGTTGATCAAACTGCGCGGCGGCGAGGAGGCCGAGTTCGCCATCCTGATTAGCGATGAGTATCAGCATCAAGGCCTGGGTCGCGAGTTGCTCCGGCGGCTGGTGGAGATCGGCCGGCAGGAGGGCGTGAAGCGCATCGTCGCCGAGATTTTGCCGGACAACGTCGGCATGATTCGCGTGAGCGAGCAGGTGGGTTTCACGTGCAAGTATCAGCCCGATGAGGGTGTGGTGAAAGCCGCACTGGTGCTGACGTAGTCGGGCAGCCGGTGGCGCGGCGATCGGCTTGGCCTGGGCGACGCGCCTCGTCCTGCGCACCGCGCCTATAATTCTCGCATCGTGTCTAGAGAAGCCGAGGTCGGGCGAACCGTGCATCTTGATCGGCTGCGCCGCCTGGTGAGCGCGTTTTTGCAGCCTAATCGGGTGCGCGTGTATCTGTTCGGGTCGTATGCACGTGGAGACCAACGACCCACCTCAGATGTGGACATCGCCCTTGAGCCACTTGATGCGCTGCCGACCGGTTTGGTCAGCCGGTTGCGCGAAGCGATCGAGGAAAGCGACATCCCCTATATGGTGGAGATCGTAGACTTAAGCGAGGCGGATGATCGCTTTCGGGCGCGCGTGCTCAGCGAAGGGATTTTATGGAACGCCATCGAGAACGACTCACCGTCGCCAGACGAGCCCTCGACACTCTAGATGAAGTGATGGCGGTCACTGCGCCGTCTCGGATTGTGCGCGATGCCGGGATTCAGCGCTTCGAATACGCGCTTGAGGCTGTTTGGAAAGCAGCACAAGGATACCTTCGTGAATTCGAGGGGATAGACGTCGGGTCGCCGAAAGGCGTAGTCAGAGCTTGCAGACAGTCTGGGCTGCTGGGCGAGGCAGATGCTTCACTGGCGCTTCAGATGATTGATGATCGGAATCGAACTGCCCAGACGTGCAACGAATCCGTGGCGCAAATGATCTTCGACCGGCTGCCGAAGTATGCGCGCCTGATGCGCACCTGGCTGAATGCGATGAGTTCCGTCGAGTAGGCGGATTACCGACTGCCGCCGTTGAACAGCCGCGCAATGAGGTTGAGGAGAATCGAGAGCGCGATGCTGAGCAGGATCATCGTGCCGAGCGGGATGTAGAGCTTGAAGTTGTCGCGCTCGATGACGATATCGCCGGGCAGCCGGCCGATGCCGGGCAGCAGGCTTGTGGCCAGTTGCACGAGCAACCCCAACGCGATCAAGCCGACCCCGCCGAAGATCAGCAGCCGAGCCAGGGGATGAAGTTCGGGCATGGAAGGCATTGTAACGGAGATTGAATTGCGCGTTCTGCTCATGGGCGATAAGCTACGACGTTGTGGCGGTGAAGCCCGACACATGGAGCGCAAACGATGAATATCCTAGCGGGTGACGTTGGCGGCACCAAGACGATCCTGGCGGTCTTTTCGTCCGCGCAGGGGATGCACGCCCCGCTCTTTGAGGCGACGTTCGTGAGCGCGAACTATCCCAATCTTGAATCCATCGTCGGGGAGTTCTTGAGCAAAACCGATTTGCGGGTTGAGCGGGCCGCCTTTGGCGTGGCCGGCCCGGTCTTGAACGGCGTGGCGCGCATCACCAACTTGCCCTGGGTGATGGAAGAAGCGAAGCTGGCCGAGGCCTTCGGGCTATCCAGCGTGAAGCTGATCAACGATCTGGAGGCCATCGCCAACGCAGTGCCTGTGTTGGAAGCGGACGATCTTGTGTTATTGAACGACGTGCAGCCGGCGGCCGGGGGCGCCATCGGCGTGATTGCGCCGGGCACCGGCCTGGGCGAGGCATTCCTGTTGCAGGTGGACGGCCGTTACCGCGCCTTCCCTTCCGAAGGGGGCCACAACGACTTTGCGCCCAGCAATGAACTTGAAAACGAACTGCTGCGCTACCTGCAACGCAAATTCGGCCGGGCCAGCTACGAGCGCGTATGCTCCGGCATCGGCATTCCCAACGTGTACCAATTCCTGCGCGATTGCGCGTATATCCAGGAATCGCCGTGGGTCGCCGAGCAACTGGCCGCGGCCAAGGATCCCACACCAGTGATCGTGGCCAACGCGCTGACCGAGCCGCCCGATCCATTGTGCGCGCGCGTGATGGACATCTTCACCTCCGTGCTGGCGGCCAAGGCCGGCAACCTGGCGCTGACGGTGATCGCCACCGGCGGCATCTATCTGGGCGGCGGCATCCCCCCGCGCATCCTGCCGTTGCTGCAGCGCGAGTCGTTCATGAACACCTTCCGCTATAAAGGGCGCCTGTCGGGGCTGATGGAGCGCATCCCGGTGCGCGTGATCATGAACAGCAAGGCCGGCTTGCTGGGTGCGGCGCGCGTGGCCGCCGGCATTGATCATTGAGGGGTCAGAGTCAACGCTCAGAGTTGCGGCTCAGCGCCCTGCGCAGCGCAGCGATGCCTTCGGCCACGCTGTGGTTGGGCGAATACACTGCCGAGCCGACCACGGCGATGCTGGCGCCAGCATCACGCACATCGCGAATGGTGTGCACGTTCACGCCGCCGTCCACTTCCAGTTCGGCGTTTGGGTTGACCGCGTTCAGCATCTCGCGCATGCGCCGGATGCGCTGGGTCGAGCTAGGGATGTAGGCCTGTCCGCCGAAGCCGGGCTCAACCGACATGACCAGCACCAGGTCCACCAGCGGCAGTGCATCCTCGATTGCGCTGAGCGGGGTGAGCGGGTTGAGGGCGACGCCAACTTGTAGATCGAACTTGCGCAACGCGTGGATGGTCGAGTATAGGTGCGGGCAAGCCTCCACGTGCACGATGATGCGCTGCATGCCGGCCGATTTGTAGTCTTGAAAGAAGCGTTCCGGCGCTTGCACCATCAGGTGGGCCTCGCAAGGCAGCGATGTGCTCCGTCTCACGGCTTCGCAGATGGCCGGGCCAAACGTGATGTTAGGCACCAGGGCGCCGTCCATCACGTCGAGATGCATCCAATCGGCGCCAGCCTCCTCGGCCGCTCGAACTTGTTCGCCCAGCCGAGCGAAGTCTGCTGTGTAGATCGAGGGGGCAAGTTTCATCGGCGCGAATTGTAGGCAAAAGCCGTACTGCCTCTTTCAATGTAGGCGCGTTTGAAAGGTTACCATGTTGCCAAATGTGCGCATCCTTGCGCGGCGGGATGAGCGGCTTTGCCCCCGGCGAATGTTGCTGCAGGCGATCATAGCCATCACGCCAGTCATCACTGTCATTGCCCGCCAGATGGTCAATTGGCTGCTCAATCTGGTCCAGCAACGGTTCGATCGCCTCTGTATCATGAACATCGTCTTCGGTCAAGAGAACGGCTTCAATCTCACCGCTCTGCACGTCTACCCCCAGATGGAGTTTGCACCAGGTACGCCGCTTCGTCTGTCCATGTATTCTGACCTTCCACTCCCCTTCACCATACACTTTCAGCCCGCTGCTGTCGATGACGATATCAAGCGCCGGCGCGCCGGCTGCGCTTCTTGACGGTCATGCGCCACTCACTATAATCCGCAAAATTGCTGAGCAGGTGGGTTGGATAGGTATAAGGCATCTTGCCGGCCGCCCGGCCCTTCAAGACGCCTTCTTAAGGTGAGGAGGAACCACGTTGTTTACCACATCCCTACTTCGTCGGCTTGCTTGCATTGCCACAGCGCTCGGCGCGTCGGCGTTGTTCGCCGGCGCTGCGCATGCCGGGACAATCACCGTTACGCTTCCCTTCGACCGCTTCGATAGCACCGCGACAACCGATTGCTCATTGCGCGAAGCGGTCCAGACGGCGAACACAAACGCAGCTTTCGCCGGCTGTACTTGGTCTGGTCCGCTGGGCGACGATACGATTGTGTTCGACTCGTCGCTGACCACCGTGACCATCTCCCAGACCGTTTCAGGCGGCAACAACGACAATGTTGACGGCGACCTGGACGTGTTCGTGGGCAACGTCAGCGGCACGCTGACGATTCGCGGGCCGATCACCCTTCAGGTGCAAGGCATACTTGACCGCGCCGTTGATGTGCATCCCGACACCGGCGGGAGCAACGCGTCGTTTGCGCTGGAGAGTGTGGACATCACCGGCGGTGACGTGCGGCCGTGGGTGACGGCCGATAACCTGCCCCATTCCAACGCGCAATTGGCTTGCGTCAACGGCGGCGGGGCAGTGCGCGTGATTTCCGGGGTGCAGGCGGTGCTGGACGGCGTGGTGCTGCGCCAGAACGCGGCGGGCTACGCGGGCGGCGGCTTATGCGCACAGGAGAACACTAGCGTGGGCATCACCGGCTCGCAGTTGATCTCGAATGCAGTCGGGCTGAGCGGCACGCAGCAGGTAGATTACGCGCTGGGCGGCGGCGGCGTTTGGAGCGGCGGAGCGTTGGCGCTGACCAGCACCAGTGTGCTGGCCAACCGCGTGGTGTTGAGCAACGGCTTCAGCTTGGCGGACTTTGGCTTTGCCGGCGGCGGTGGTGTGGGGGTGATCACCGGCAGCTTGTCGGTGTTCGGCGGCGTCATCGCCGACAATGTGGTCACACAGACGCAGGTTGGCGAGCACGAAGCGCACGGCGGCGGTGTGCTCTTCATCCGCCTGGGTGCTCCGAAGAGCAGCGCGTTGCTGCGCGGCGTGACCATCCGAGAGAATCGGCTCGTGGGGGGGAAGGCATCCGCCGGCGCCGGCGCAGCGATCTTCAGCGGCGCCGACGTGCAAATCGCGGGAACGACAATCGTCAGGAACACTGCGAACACCGTCCAATTGGTGTCCGGCGGTGGCCTTGCGATCGGCTGGCCTGGCACCTTCAGCGGCTACACACCGCCCGTCGTGACGCTCAGTAATGCAGATGTGCTCACCAACAGCGCGGAGGTCAGCGCGACTTCGGTATCCGGCCAGATCACCCCGACGGTGCTGGGTGCCGGCGCGTTCTTCGGCGAGGGTGTGGTGTTCGCTGTATCGAGCGCGAACGTGAACGACAACGTCGGGCGCTACGTGGGCGGCTCCGTCACCAATACGAACGGCGTTGGCGGTGGCCTGAGCGCGCTTCACAACGGCTCAATCACAAACA includes the following:
- a CDS encoding hypothetical protein (possible pseudo, frameshifted); the protein is MIPLSERIAHERLTRIAFISYEREMALVAEVRDAALKPHIIGVGRLIKLRGGEEAEFAILISDEYQHQGLGRELLRRLVEIGRQEGVKRIVAEILPDNVGMIRVSEQVGFTCKYQPDEGVVKAALVLT
- a CDS encoding nucleotidyltransferase, with translation MHLDRLRRLVSAFLQPNRVRVYLFGSYARGDQRPTSDVDIALEPLDALPTGLVSRLREAIEESDIPYMVEIVDLSEADDRFRARVLSEGILWNAIENDSPSPDEPSTL
- a CDS encoding nucleotidyltransferase — protein: MERHRERLTVARRALDTLDEVMAVTAPSRIVRDAGIQRFEYALEAVWKAAQGYLREFEGIDVGSPKGVVRACRQSGLLGEADASLALQMIDDRNRTAQTCNESVAQMIFDRLPKYARLMRTWLNAMSSVE
- the glk gene encoding glucokinase, whose translation is MNILAGDVGGTKTILAVFSSAQGMHAPLFEATFVSANYPNLESIVGEFLSKTDLRVERAAFGVAGPVLNGVARITNLPWVMEEAKLAEAFGLSSVKLINDLEAIANAVPVLEADDLVLLNDVQPAAGGAIGVIAPGTGLGEAFLLQVDGRYRAFPSEGGHNDFAPSNELENELLRYLQRKFGRASYERVCSGIGIPNVYQFLRDCAYIQESPWVAEQLAAAKDPTPVIVANALTEPPDPLCARVMDIFTSVLAAKAGNLALTVIATGGIYLGGGIPPRILPLLQRESFMNTFRYKGRLSGLMERIPVRVIMNSKAGLLGAARVAAGIDH
- a CDS encoding ribulose-phosphate 3-epimerase, with the translated sequence MKLAPSIYTADFARLGEQVRAAEEAGADWMHLDVMDGALVPNITFGPAICEAVRRSTSLPCEAHLMVQAPERFFQDYKSAGMQRIIVHVEACPHLYSTIHALRKFDLQVGVALNPLTPLSAIEDALPLVDLVLVMSVEPGFGGQAYIPSSTQRIRRMREMLNAVNPNAELEVDGGVNVHTIRDVRDAGASIAVVGSAVYSPNHSVAEGIAALRRALSRNSER